The stretch of DNA CACTACGACATGAATCTGTTCGATCACAATGCGATCGTCGGCCCGGTGCCCGGCCTTGCCGGTTTCTACCTGGCCAACGGCTTTTCCGGCCACGGCTTGCAGCAGTCGCCGGCGATCGGCCGGGGACTGGCAGAACTGATCGTCGACGGCGGCTATCGCAGCCTCGATCTGTCGCCCCTGTCGTTTGCGCGGATCGCCGCCGGCGCGCCTTTGCGCGAGGCCAACGTGGTCTGACCTCAGGCCGCGGCCACCCGGTTGCGGCCGTCGCCTTTCGCCCGGTACAGGGCCTTGTCGGCGTCGCGCAGCAGGTCGGCGAGGGCGGCCGCATTCTCGGGCCCGGCCGTGGCGACGCCAGCGCTGATGGTGATTTGCAAGGTTCCATGGGCGACGGCGATCGCCAGCCCTTCGACATGGCGGCGCAGCCGCTCGGCGATGGCGAGGGCGTCGCTCGCCCCGGTCGCCGGCAGGAGAACGGCGAATTCCTCTCCGCCCAGGCGGCCGAGCAGGTCGCCCTGGCGCAGCTGCGCCGTGATTTCCCGGCCGAAGCAGGCCAGTACCGCATCGCCGGCGGCATGGCCGTGGCCGTCGTTCACCTGCTTGAAGTGGTCGATATCGATCAGCAGGACGGCCAGGGGCGGGGCCCTGGAGATCAGGGCTGCCCCGGCCGCCAGCGTGGCAGCGCGGTTGAGGCAGCCGGTCAGGGCATCATGCGAGGCGGCGTGGTCCAACTGCCGCAGCAGGTCGTTCTGGGCGGTGTTGATGCTGGCGACGGTCAGCGGCGCCAGGGCCAGCAGGGTGACCCCGGTGCGCATGGACAGGGTTTCATGCAGGAAGGAAATGGTCTGGAGATCGGGCAGCCAGCCGGCCGAGACCGCGACCAGCATCAGCCCGGTGGTGCCCATGGTCAGGATGGCCGTGCCGAAAATGCCGTAGCTCAGCGCGCACCAGATCAGGGCGGGCACCGGAAAGGCGATCGCCCCCGGCCCGCCGATCAGAAAGGCCGCGCCCACCGAACAGCCGACGCCGAGCGCCGGGAGAAGCCGGCGGGGCCGGAGGGCCGCAAGCCCAGGCCACGCCGGCGGCCGATCGGGCAGGGTCAGGATCACCGGCAGGACGATGATGCAATTCACCAGTTCGGCCGAGAACCAATAGGCGATGCCGTCGACCAGCGGCCTGCCGAAGAACAGGGGATTGGCCCAGGCCCCGAGCAGCGTCGCGACCCCTGCCGCCGCGACGCAGACGAAGAACAGGCGCAGCACCGACATCGGGTGCCGCAGGGCGAGGTCCGAGCGCCGCAGCCGGCGGAAGAGCAGGGCGCCGGTCGCGACGGTCGACATATTGGCCGCGGTCAGCCACAGAACGGCCAGCCATTGGCCGCCGGTCAGCAGGTCCGCGGCCATATAGCCGAGGGCGGCGCCGACCCAGCCGCCGGCCACCGACAGCCGGGGAAAGCGGGTCATCAGGCCGAGGGCCAGCGCATTGGCCGGCCAGAAGGCGGCCAGGAAGCCGACCGGCCGGGTCACGATGCCGAGCATGCAGGCGCCGAACACCAGCAGGCCGACAAGGGCACCGGCGCGCCATTGCGCGTGCATCGGGCCGGGGATGATCGTCAAGCCGGGCATGCCGCCCCTCGGGAAAGTCGTCGAACGACTTCGGATAGCAGGAAAACCTTACCAACTTTCTTCACGGTTGCGGGAAATTCGCCACCGGCGGATCGCGGCATCGGTCCCGGCCTTGTTCGGGTTATACCGATGGTGTAAAAGGTATAACCTTTATCCGAAAGGGTTTTACCATGGCGCTCGGCACCATCGGCATCAAGGTCAGCGACGAGGTTCGGGCGCGGCTGAAGCAGGCGGCGGACAAACTGGGGCGGACGCCGCATTGGGTGGTGAAGCAAGCCCTGCTGAATGCACTCGATCAGGTCGAGCGGGGCGGCGGGCTGGCCGCCGCGGACGGGGTTGCACCCGGCAGCGACGACGGTGACCCCGAAGGCGCGGTCCCGTTCCTCGAATTTGCCCAGGGAGTGCAGCCGCAAGGGGTGCTCAGGGCGAAGATCACCGCCGCCTACCGCCGGCCCGAGCCGGAATGCCTGCCCTATCTCCTGGCGCAGGCGGCCCTGCCTCCTGCGCAGCGGGCCCGGGCAGCGGCGACGGCCCGGGACCTCGTCGTCGCCCTGCGGGGCAAGGCGCGCCACGGCGGGGTCGAGGGGCTGATCCACGAATATTCCCTGTCGGCGCCGGAAGGGGTCGCGCTCATGTGCCTGGCGGAGGCGCTGCTGCGCATCCCGGACAAGGCGACCCGCGATGCCCTGATCCGGGACAAGATCGCCGCGGGCGACTGGCAGGCCCATATCGGCCACAGCCCGTCGATGTTCGTCAATGCGGCGACCTGGGGTCTGGTGGTCACCGGCCGGCTGACCGCGACCACCAGCGAGACGGGGCTGTCCGCCGCCCTGACCCGGCTGATCGGCCGTTCCGGCGAACCGCTGATCCGCAAGGGCGTCGACCTCGCCATGCGCATGATGGGCGAGCAATTCGTCACCGGCCAGACCATCGCCGAGGCGCTGGCCAACGCCCGGAAGCTGGAAGAGCGGGGCTTCCGCTATTCCTACGACATGCTGGGCGAGGCGGCGACGACGGCGGCCGATGCCGACCGCTACCTCGCCGATTACGAAACCGCGATCCACGCCATCGGCAAGGCCTCCGGCGGGCGCGGCATCTACGAGGGGCCGGGGATTTCGATCAAGCTCTCGGCCCTGCACCCGCGCTATGCCCGGGCCCAGATCGAGCGGGTGACGGCGGAGCTTCTGCCCCGCCTCAAGGGCCTCGCCGTGCTGGCCCGGCGTTACGACATCGGTCTCAACATCGATGCCGAGGAATCGGAACGGCTGGAACTGTCGCTCGACCTGCTCGAAGCGCTCTGCTTCGATGCCGATCTGGCCGGATGGAACGGCATCGGTTTCGTCGTCCAGGCCTATGCCAAGCGCTGTCCCTTCGTCGTCGATTATCTGGTCGATCTCGCCCGGCGCTCGGGCCGGCGCCTGATGGTCCGCCTGGTCAAGGGCGCCTATTGGGACAGCGAGATCAAGCGCGCCCAGGCCGACGGGCTGGAGGGCTTTCCGGTCTACACCCGGAAGGTCCATACCGACGTTTCCTACCTCGCCTGCGCGCGGAAACTGCTGGCGGCGCCGGATGCGATCTATCCCCAGTTCGCGACCCATAATGCCCAGACGCTGGCCGCCGTCATGGCCATGGCGGGCGACAATTACTATGCCGGCCAATATGAATTCCAATGCCTGCACGGCATGGGCGAACCCTTGTACGAGGAAGTGGTCGGCCGCGAGCGGCTGAACCGCCCCTGCCGGATCTATGCCCCGGTCGGCACCCATGAGACGCTGCTTGCCTATCTCGTGCGCCGGCTGCTGGAAAACGGCGCCAATACCTCCTTCGTCAACCGCATCCAGGACGAGGCGGTGCCCGTCGAGGACCTGATCGCCGATCCGGTCGAGGCCGCCCGCGCGATCGAACCCCTGGGCGCGCCCCATCCGGCGATCCGCCTGCCGCGCGACCTGTTCGGGGCGGAACGGGCCAATTCGGCCGGCATCGATCTCGTCAACGAGCAGCGCCTCGCCTCGGTCTCGGCAGCGCTGCTGGCCGGCCTCGACACGAGGTGGACGGCGGGCGATCCCCTGGCCCCCCGGGTCCCGGTGCGCAACCCGGCGGATCACCGCGACATCGTCGGCCATGTCGCCTTCGCGACACCGGAACAGGCGGCGGCCGCCGTCGAGACCGCGCTGGCGGCGGCCCCGATCTGGGCGGCGACGCCGCCGGCGGCGCGGGCCGCCTGCCTGTGCCGCGCCGCCGACCTGATGGAAGCGCGGATGACCGCGCTGATCGGCCTCATCGTCCGGGAGGCCGGCAAGACCTTGGCCAACGCGGTCGGCGAACTGCGCGAGGCGGTGGATTTCCTGCGTTACTACGCGGCCCATGCGCGGGCCTTCGACGGCCATGGCGACCGGCCGCTCGGCGCGGTCGTCTGCATCAGCCCGTGGAACTTCCCGCTGGCCATCTTCACCGGCCAGGTCGCGGCGGCACTCGCCGCCGGCAATGCGGTGCTGGCCAAGCCGGCGGAGGAAACGCCCCTGATCGCGGCGGAGGCGGTCAATCTGCTGGTCGAGGCCGGGGTGCCGGCGGGGGCCGTGCACCTGCTGCCGGGCGACGGCGCGGTGGGCGCGGCGCTGGTCGCCGATGCCCGGGTGCGCGGCGTGATGTTCACCGGCTCGACCGAGGTCGCCCGGCTGATCCAGGGGCAATTGGCCGGCCGCCTGACGCCGGAGGGCCAGGCCATTCCCCTGATCGCCGAAACCGGCGGCCAGAACGCCATGATCGTCGATTCCTCGGCCCTGGCGGAGCAGGTGGTGGGCGACGTCCTCGCCTCCGCCTTCGACAGCGCCGGGCAGCGCTGTTCGGCGCTTCGCCTGCTGTGTATCCAGGAGGAGGTGGCGGAACGCACCCTGGCCATGCTGAAGGGGGCGCTGGCCGAACTGTCGGTCGGCAACCCGGACCGTCTCGCCACCGATGTCGGGCCGGTGATCGGGGAAGAGGCTCGGGCGACGATCGAAGCCCATGTCGAACGCCTGGGCGGCCGGGGCCGGGCCGTGCACCGCCTGCCCCTCGGCGAGGCGGCGCGCCACGGCACCTTCGTCGCCCCGACCGTGATCGAGATCGAGAGTCTCGACGACCTGGGGCGGGAAGTCTTCGGTCCCGTGCTCCATGTCCTCCGCTTCCGGCGGAAGGACCTGGATACCCTCGTCGACCGGATCAACGCCACCGGCTATGGCCTGACCTTCGGGCTGCACACAAGGATCGACGAGACCATCGCCCGGGTGGCCGGCCGGGTCCATGCCGGGAATATCTACGTCAACCGCAACGTCATCGGTGCCGTGGTCGGGGTCCAGCCCTTCGGCGGCCACGGGCTGTCGGGCACCGGGCCCAAGGCGGGCGGGCCGCTCTACCTGTCCCGCCTGCTGTCGCGCCGGCCGGACGGGGTGCTGAAGGGCGACGGCCAGGGGGTGGCGGCGGTGGCACCCCTGGCCGATCATCTGGCGGCGGGCGAGCGGGGCGACCTCGCGCCGCGCCTGCTGCGGCTGGCGGAACGCTCGCCGTTGGGCGTCCGGCTGGAATTGCCGGGGCCGGTGGGGGAGCGGAATATCTACAGCCTGCGCCCGCGCGGGCTGGTGCTCGGGCTTGCCGCCGGCGTCGACGGGTTGCTGCTGCACCTCGGGGCGGCGCTGGCGACCGGCAACCGGCTGGCGGTGGAGGCCGGGCCGGCGGCGGACGGGCTTCTGGCCGCGCTGCCGCCCGGGCTTGCCGCCGCGGTCGAGGTCGTCGCCGACGGGGTGGCGGCGGCACCCGTCGCCGCCGTGCTCTTTGCCGGCGACGGCGATGCGCTGGCCGCCGTCTCGCGGCGCCTGGCCGCCCGGCCGGGGCCGATCGTCACCCTTCAGGGCATTGCGGGGGACGAGGATTACCACCTCGACCTCCTGCTCGAGGAAGTGGTGGTTTCGACCAATACGGCGGCGGCCGGCGGCAATGCCAGCTTGATGACCATCGGCTGACCCGCTGCCGGGCCGGGGCAGTGCCCGATTTCGGCACTTGCCCGGGGCGCCATGCCTGCTACCCTCCCCTGACAAATAATCAGGGGAGGGTCGGGTGCAGCAGCGCATTTCCATCCAGCAGGATTTCCGCATGCCGGTGGCGGAACTCTACGCCTTGCTGTCGGAGCATGAGAACCTGTCCAAGGTCTTCGCCCCGGCGGTGGTGACGCGGCTGCGCGACGGCGATACGGTGCGGAACGGCGTCGGTTCCGTGCGGCGCCTGAAGATGCCGGTCGGCGCCCCCTTCGAGGAAACGGTGACCCAAGCGGTCGAGAACGAGCTGATCGAATACCGCATCACCAGCGGCAGCCCCTTGAAGAACCACCTGGGGACCATGCGCTTTTCGGCGCGGCCGGGCGGCGGTTCGCATCTCGACTACACCATCGTCTTCGAGGGCAGGGTGCCGTTCATCGGCGGGCTCGTGCGCCTTCTTCTCGACCGGGGCATCCGCCGGGGGCTGGGCGCCTTCGCCTAATCCGATGCCCGGTCCCTAATTTGTCCCCTGGTCGATGACGATGGTCGCGGTCATGCCGGCGGACAGGCGGACCTCCGCCGGCACCGGCCCGAGGGCGATGCGCACCGGGATGCGCTGCGCCAGCCGGACCCAGGAAAAGGTCGGGTTGACATTGGCCAGAAGATCGCTGCCCTGGGCCGCCTCGCGGTCGACGATGGCGCGGGCGATGCCGGCGACCTTGCCCGGGATCGCCGTGTCGAAGCCCATCAGGCGGATCGAGGCGTCCGCCCCCTCGCGGATCGCGGCGAGCTTGGTTTCCTCGAAATAGCCGACGACATAGAAACTGTCGCTGTCGACGATGGCGAAGACGGGCCTGCCCCCGCTGGCGTAATCGCCCAGGTGCAGTTGCAGGTTGGTGACATAGCCGTTGACCGGGGCCCGCACCTCGGTCCGCGCCAGGTTCAGGCGGGCGGCGTCGAGGTCCGCCTCGGCCTGGCGCAGCGACGCCTGGGCCTGGGCGGCGGCGCTGGCCGCCTGTTCGCGGGATTCGGCGGTGATCGCGTTCGATCCCAGCTGGTTGCGGCGGGTGCTTTCGCGCTGGCGCTGGGCGGCCTGTTCCTGCAAGGCGGCGACCGTCGCCTCCGCCCGCGAGACGGCGATCCGATAGCGCTCGGCATCGATGGTGAAGAGCAGGTCGCCGCGGGCGACCTTCTGGTTGTCGACGACCTCGATCGCGGTGACGAAGCCCGAGACGTCGGGCGCGATCTGCAGGACATCGGCCCGGACGCGGCCGTCCCGGGTCCAGGGGCTGTCCATGTAGAGCGCCCAGAGATAGAGGCCGGCGGCGATGGCGACGGCGACCGCGGCAAGGGTGAGGGAGACGCGGACGAGGCGCGGCGGGATGGTCATGGGCGGGAACTCCGTCAGCGGTGCAGCAGGGCGGCGACGCCGGCCAGCACCATGAGATAGAGGGCGGTATTGAACAGCGGCGGGTGCCAGATCAGGCGATAGGCGCCGGCGGCGGCAAGCCCGGCGCGCAACAGCCACCACAGGCCGGCGGCGATCGCCGCATAGAGCAGCAGGGGCGAGAGATAGACGCCCGCCAGGCTCAATTCCTTCAGCAGCATCATGCGGCGACCTCCTCGGGCGGGGCGGGGGCGGATTCGGGCGGCAGGCGGAAGAAGCCGGCATGCTCGCCAAGGCTGGTGCGGATGCCGGAGAGGGCGACGACCAGGGTGGTGACATGGGCCTCCGGCGCGTCGGCCGCCAGCGCCCGTGCCGTCGCGGCGTCGAGGGCGGCGAGCAGGTCCGGGCCGGCCCCGGCCCCGGCGAAATGGCGCCCCAGGGCGGCGATGCCGGCCCCGGCGGCGGCGCGCAGGGCGGGATCGAATTCGCCGAGCGCCTGCTGCACGAAGAGGATGTTGTGGCCGATGCGGAGCGCGGCGAGACTGCCCTGGAGGATCGCCCGGTGGTCCAGGTCGTCGGGCCCGAGGCGGGTGATCAGGGCATTGATGCGATCGAAGGTATGGCTGGCGAAACGGCCGTGGTCGCGGCCCGCCGGTGCCGCGCAGAGGGCGGCAAGGTCGCGCCGGATGCCCTCGACGTGACGCTGCACGGTCCAGTCGACGCCGAGCGGCCGCAGCAGGCGGAACAGCACCACCGAAGCGCCGATGCCGAGGATCAGGGCGAAGGCCGCGTTCAGAAACGCCTCGAAGGCGAGCACCGGCCGGTTCTGCAGGCCGATGATGGCGATCAGGCTCATGATCAGGGGCATCACCATAGGGGCGAAGCGGCGATTGGGGATCAACAGGCCGAGCGGCACCAGGACGAGGCCGAGGCTGACCGCAAGCTGGGTGAAGCCGTCGATGGCCGGAAACACCGCATAGTCGTAAAGGGCGGCGACCGGGATGGCGACGGCGCTGAGCTTCAGGAAGCCGAGGGCGCCGGCGGCCGGATCGTCCAGCGTCGCCATCAGCGAACAGACGACCACGACCAGGGTCGCGGCGGTGCCGCCATAGCTCCAGCCGGTACCGATCCAGAAGGCCGAGACGGCGGCAAGGGCAAGCGCCGCGACCAGGGCGCCGACCAGGGCCTGGGTATGGTCGCGATAGCGCGCGAGGCCGGGGGCGGGGCCCTTGCCCGGCTTGGCCTCGCCGCGCAGGAAGGCGCGGGCAAGCCCGCGCAATTCGCCCATGGTGGTCAGCACGTCGCGAAGCCGGGCGAGCACGATATATTCGAGGCGCCGGGCGGGATCGGCGCGGAGCGCGGCGAGATCCGGCAGGGCGGCGGCCAGGCGGCGGCGCAGGCCCGGCACCGGCCGGCCGGCCTCGATCGCGGCGGCGGCATCGTCGAGCAGGGGGGCGAGGGCCAGGGCGCGGTCCGGCCGGTCGCGAAGCAGCAGGCGGTGCCGGTCCTGGATCGAGACCAGGATCGAGGCCAGCGACAGCAGCCGGGCCTGAAGATGGCGCAGGGTCTCGTCCTGGGCGCGGATGCGCGGCGTGTCCAGCCGGGCCTGGGCGCGCAGCAGGTCGACGGTCATCAGATCGGCCAGCAGCTTGCGCCGGTCGGCCAGCGCCGCGCGGTCGTCGCCGGTGCCGCGCAGGACGTCCGCCGCCCACAGGCGAGCGGCCTGCACGCTGTCGCGCACGGTGCGTACCAGCACGCGGCCGGCGGTCAGCGGCAGCACCACCCGGCTGACCAGGGTGGCGCAGCCGATGCCGAGGCAGATCTCGGTCACCCGGGCGACGGCGGTATCGAAGACCGCGAGCGGCGTCTCGACCGCGGCGAAGCCGACGATGGCGGCGGTATAGCCGGC from Zavarzinia compransoris encodes:
- a CDS encoding GGDEF domain-containing protein — encoded protein: MPGLTIIPGPMHAQWRAGALVGLLVFGACMLGIVTRPVGFLAAFWPANALALGLMTRFPRLSVAGGWVGAALGYMAADLLTGGQWLAVLWLTAANMSTVATGALLFRRLRRSDLALRHPMSVLRLFFVCVAAAGVATLLGAWANPLFFGRPLVDGIAYWFSAELVNCIIVLPVILTLPDRPPAWPGLAALRPRRLLPALGVGCSVGAAFLIGGPGAIAFPVPALIWCALSYGIFGTAILTMGTTGLMLVAVSAGWLPDLQTISFLHETLSMRTGVTLLALAPLTVASINTAQNDLLRQLDHAASHDALTGCLNRAATLAAGAALISRAPPLAVLLIDIDHFKQVNDGHGHAAGDAVLACFGREITAQLRQGDLLGRLGGEEFAVLLPATGASDALAIAERLRRHVEGLAIAVAHGTLQITISAGVATAGPENAAALADLLRDADKALYRAKGDGRNRVAAA
- the putA gene encoding trifunctional transcriptional regulator/proline dehydrogenase/L-glutamate gamma-semialdehyde dehydrogenase: MALGTIGIKVSDEVRARLKQAADKLGRTPHWVVKQALLNALDQVERGGGLAAADGVAPGSDDGDPEGAVPFLEFAQGVQPQGVLRAKITAAYRRPEPECLPYLLAQAALPPAQRARAAATARDLVVALRGKARHGGVEGLIHEYSLSAPEGVALMCLAEALLRIPDKATRDALIRDKIAAGDWQAHIGHSPSMFVNAATWGLVVTGRLTATTSETGLSAALTRLIGRSGEPLIRKGVDLAMRMMGEQFVTGQTIAEALANARKLEERGFRYSYDMLGEAATTAADADRYLADYETAIHAIGKASGGRGIYEGPGISIKLSALHPRYARAQIERVTAELLPRLKGLAVLARRYDIGLNIDAEESERLELSLDLLEALCFDADLAGWNGIGFVVQAYAKRCPFVVDYLVDLARRSGRRLMVRLVKGAYWDSEIKRAQADGLEGFPVYTRKVHTDVSYLACARKLLAAPDAIYPQFATHNAQTLAAVMAMAGDNYYAGQYEFQCLHGMGEPLYEEVVGRERLNRPCRIYAPVGTHETLLAYLVRRLLENGANTSFVNRIQDEAVPVEDLIADPVEAARAIEPLGAPHPAIRLPRDLFGAERANSAGIDLVNEQRLASVSAALLAGLDTRWTAGDPLAPRVPVRNPADHRDIVGHVAFATPEQAAAAVETALAAAPIWAATPPAARAACLCRAADLMEARMTALIGLIVREAGKTLANAVGELREAVDFLRYYAAHARAFDGHGDRPLGAVVCISPWNFPLAIFTGQVAAALAAGNAVLAKPAEETPLIAAEAVNLLVEAGVPAGAVHLLPGDGAVGAALVADARVRGVMFTGSTEVARLIQGQLAGRLTPEGQAIPLIAETGGQNAMIVDSSALAEQVVGDVLASAFDSAGQRCSALRLLCIQEEVAERTLAMLKGALAELSVGNPDRLATDVGPVIGEEARATIEAHVERLGGRGRAVHRLPLGEAARHGTFVAPTVIEIESLDDLGREVFGPVLHVLRFRRKDLDTLVDRINATGYGLTFGLHTRIDETIARVAGRVHAGNIYVNRNVIGAVVGVQPFGGHGLSGTGPKAGGPLYLSRLLSRRPDGVLKGDGQGVAAVAPLADHLAAGERGDLAPRLLRLAERSPLGVRLELPGPVGERNIYSLRPRGLVLGLAAGVDGLLLHLGAALATGNRLAVEAGPAADGLLAALPPGLAAAVEVVADGVAAAPVAAVLFAGDGDALAAVSRRLAARPGPIVTLQGIAGDEDYHLDLLLEEVVVSTNTAAAGGNASLMTIG
- a CDS encoding SRPBCC family protein — its product is MQQRISIQQDFRMPVAELYALLSEHENLSKVFAPAVVTRLRDGDTVRNGVGSVRRLKMPVGAPFEETVTQAVENELIEYRITSGSPLKNHLGTMRFSARPGGGSHLDYTIVFEGRVPFIGGLVRLLLDRGIRRGLGAFA
- a CDS encoding efflux RND transporter periplasmic adaptor subunit, translated to MTIPPRLVRVSLTLAAVAVAIAAGLYLWALYMDSPWTRDGRVRADVLQIAPDVSGFVTAIEVVDNQKVARGDLLFTIDAERYRIAVSRAEATVAALQEQAAQRQRESTRRNQLGSNAITAESREQAASAAAQAQASLRQAEADLDAARLNLARTEVRAPVNGYVTNLQLHLGDYASGGRPVFAIVDSDSFYVVGYFEETKLAAIREGADASIRLMGFDTAIPGKVAGIARAIVDREAAQGSDLLANVNPTFSWVRLAQRIPVRIALGPVPAEVRLSAGMTATIVIDQGTN
- a CDS encoding DUF1656 domain-containing protein, giving the protein MMLLKELSLAGVYLSPLLLYAAIAAGLWWLLRAGLAAAGAYRLIWHPPLFNTALYLMVLAGVAALLHR
- a CDS encoding FUSC family protein, translated to MTALARDLAFSLKTFGAGMLAAWIALRLDLPQPTWALLTAYIVSQPLAGAVLAKSAARIAGTFAGAAMAVTLIACFADAREFFVAGLALWVGACLYVSILLRDAPGSYGAMLAGYTAAIVGFAAVETPLAVFDTAVARVTEICLGIGCATLVSRVVLPLTAGRVLVRTVRDSVQAARLWAADVLRGTGDDRAALADRRKLLADLMTVDLLRAQARLDTPRIRAQDETLRHLQARLLSLASILVSIQDRHRLLLRDRPDRALALAPLLDDAAAAIEAGRPVPGLRRRLAAALPDLAALRADPARRLEYIVLARLRDVLTTMGELRGLARAFLRGEAKPGKGPAPGLARYRDHTQALVGALVAALALAAVSAFWIGTGWSYGGTAATLVVVVCSLMATLDDPAAGALGFLKLSAVAIPVAALYDYAVFPAIDGFTQLAVSLGLVLVPLGLLIPNRRFAPMVMPLIMSLIAIIGLQNRPVLAFEAFLNAAFALILGIGASVVLFRLLRPLGVDWTVQRHVEGIRRDLAALCAAPAGRDHGRFASHTFDRINALITRLGPDDLDHRAILQGSLAALRIGHNILFVQQALGEFDPALRAAAGAGIAALGRHFAGAGAGPDLLAALDAATARALAADAPEAHVTTLVVALSGIRTSLGEHAGFFRLPPESAPAPPEEVAA